The DNA sequence TTTGACTTCACCAATCTCGTTCGCGGCGAGGCGTTTGTCGGCTACCTCGAGCAGGAATATGACCAGGTCGGGTTCCAGAAAGTAGATGGCATCGACTTTGGATTGAGTGGTGAATGGTACGCAAGTGAGCTCACGACTGTAACCGCAGGCGTCAACCGAACAGTGGAAGAATCGTCTTCTGCAGGATCATCTGGTCACTTGGATACCAACTACCAAATTGGCATCGCGCACGAGCTTCAACGCAACATTATCCTGACAGCTGATGCATCTTATCTTGATGTGGAGTTTGAAGGCATTACACGTGACGATGAGACCATCTCTGCCGGCGTCGGCGTACAATATCTTGTGAACCGAAATGCTGAGCTGGCGCTTGGTTATGACTACACAAGCCGTGATTCCAGTGCTGCTGGTCAGGACTATGACAAGAGTGTTGTTGGACTCTCGCTGATTCTGAAAATGTAAGAAGCAGAGATATTTCTTTTGGAACTTTGATAAGGCTCACCAAAATGGTGAGCCTTTTTCTTAGGTATGAAGGAAAGACACACTCGTACTGTGTAAGACAACTGCAGTTAGTACACCTGTGATGTAGGCGCCCGTATCCACGCCAATTCTGTTGGGCCGAACTTGTGGTTCTTCCTCAGGGCAATGGCCATGCACCACGCGCTTTCCAAAATCCACCCGTGACTCCAGAAACTCATCGCGGATCCATCGGAGATCGCGTTCATTCTGTTGGTCAAGGGGGACGCCTGGGCGAACGCCAGCGTGAACGAATAAGTAGTCACCCAACTCATAGCTGCTAGGGAGTCCCTCAAGAAAGGTCATCTGATTTCTTGGAAAGGTCTTAACGAAGGAGGTATGAACTTCTTTGAGGTAGTCGTCGTCGGCGCGAAAATTCAGATCTTTTAGTCCATAGGCGTGAAGCGTCTCTAGCCCGCCATATTGGCGCCAGCTATCCAGAAAATGGGGGTCGTCCAGGAAGGAGAGGAGTGCTTCTTCATGATTTCCCTTCAGGAAAACCGTCTCAAAGCCATCAAGACGGAGGTTCGAAAGTCGCTCTAGGACCGCGTTAGACTGCCACCCACGATCCACATAATCTCCCAAAAACACGATCACTCGTCGCGTAGCTGGAGCGCCTTGAGAATGAGATACGATCTGAGACAGAAGGTCTTCGAGCAAATCGGCGCGACCGTGAATGTCGCCAATAGCGTAAGCAATCGTTCCATCCGGGATTTCTGGCTGTCCCGAAGAGCGTCCAAAACGAGCTCTCAATTTTGAAACTAGCTTCATGGGTGCAGGTTTTTCTCGGGCAGGCGGAGGGTGGTCACGGCGTGCAGATTTACCGAAGCATTGCGGGCCTGTTTGCGAGCAGAATAGTCAGCTCCGGTCCATCTGTCGAATTCCCCGTTCCGGGTCGCCCCGACGGGTATTTTCAAGCTCTTCTGCAACACGCTGACGATCCGTCCAAAATCGTCTGACAGTCTAGAATGAGCTTGAGAGTTTGGGCCGGTCTTTCCACCTGTTTGGTCGCTTCTGTTGTGCTGCAACAGCTGTAGAGGCTCTAACCGGTTTCCAGGACATTGATGCCTTTGTTGAAGGGTGCTGCTCGCTCTGTGTCATATCCCGAGTTGGCTTCAACAGAATGATCCCAAATCAATGTGTACTCTTGCTGTGGGAGCAAGGACTTCACTTTCTGCTGGTTACCATCGCTGAGATTTGCGAATTCTTCGCGTAACCGCTCAAGGCAATAGACTCGGTATCGCGACACAGGCATCTCGTTGTAGGCACAGCCTTGTACAGTCATCTCAAACTGTTCTCGACCCGCGCCATAGGCAAGCGCATTTTCTTTCAACTGAACCAGGTGGGTCTCGGCAATCTCTTTAAGCAGAGGGCCGGCATCGTCGGGGACCACGTCGAGGAGTGATGTCTCGCCGGTGGTTGTATGCGCATTCCAAACCCGCGCAACCCACTCCGCCATGGCTGGCCAATCGTTCCGCATGATCGCGGCAGGTGTCGGATCCTGTCCGAAATGACGCAGCATAGGGCCCATCATACCGATGTCAGCAATCGATGGGGTGTCTCCAAGCAAGTAGGGCCTGTTTTCGAGCATGGAAAGCATACCGCGCATGGCATTGAAGAAGCCCGCTTCTACATGATCCCAGGTGTCTCTGGTGACCCCGTCGCGTGCGACAAATCGCGTATGCTGTCTATGCTTCACCATATGCCTGCGAATGAAGCGCGGGAGCGGCAAGTGGTTGGTGAGTTCATCCGCCAGGACGCGGGAAAGCAATTCACGGTCATGCTCATAGCTCCACCGATAGTGCATCGCGGATCGCCACAACCACTCGTCCCCATAATCTTCGATAAGAAGGGCAATAAATCGAACCACTGGATCGCTGGGCATCACAGGGCGGTCGGGATACTCGGATTCCAGCTGTTGAATGATAGGCGTGCTGTCAGACATCCATCGTCCATCCGGTCGCTCCACGATAGGCACCTGGATCGCACCAGCACGTTCACGGATATATTTCTGCTTCGCGAAAGGGTGCTCCATGTCATAAGCGATGCCCTTATATCGCAGATAAGCCTCGAGCTTGCCGGTATAGTAGGAAACTGAAACACCCCAGATTTTCATTGTCTTTTCTCCTTGAAGTCATTCCCGCCAGGCGAGACAGATTGACACTAGCCAGCGGTATCGGCGTAGAATGCTAAAAAGTTACATTTGAGGACAATTTGTGAAAGTCCTGCGTCCGAGGACCAAAACACTTAGAGATCTGCTGCCAGCGGAGACGATGGGCCGCCTGCTCTCAATGGGGTCAACGAAACGGTATGTCGATGGCCAGGTCATCCAGGACCGCGGCGACAGGCGTGTGGGGCTGACAATCGTCAAAGCCGGCGAAGTGGTCGCGGGCAATGTAGGACACGACGGATCGTTTCTTACGTCAGCGGTGCTGCGTCCGGGCGAAACCTTTGGTGAACAAACGCTCTTCTCAGACCTGCGGCGTACCCACACTTTGTGGGCACTTGGACCCGCAGAAATCACATTCGTGCGTGGAAAAGCATTTTTCCAGCTGTTCGAAGAAGAACCGTCTCTTGCTCAGGCACTGCTCACACTAATGGTTCAACGCAATTATGAGATGATGGACTTCATCGATTCACAACGCCGATTCTCCTTGAAAGCACGTGTCGCGCGCTTGCTGCTGGCGGCTTTGGACACTGATGAACACCAATCCACCATCGAATGTCGCCAGGAAGATCTGGCCTTCATGTTGGGGGTCTCAAGGGTTGCCACTGGCAAGGCACTTAAAGTGTTGGAGGGGAACCACTTGATAAAGCTGCGCTACGGACGCGTTGATATCAATGACATTGAGGGTTTACGGTTGCTAATCTCTGATGAAGATCAGTTCTTTTCAGTCGAAAATGATTGATGTTCGGTGTCTTCTTTTCGCGTTTCTCCAATCTTATATCGGTATACGGTGCGAGATAATTCCTACCGCTTTAATGAATCACATAAAGAATTGGATAAATCGTGACGACATATTCTGACAAAATCGTTTGGATCACCGGGGCATCATCAGGAATTGGTGAGGCGCTGGCGAAAACTTTTGCTGCCAACGGTGCAGACATAATTTTGTCAGGCCGCCGCGTAGACGCGTTGCAGGCAGTGGCTGATCAGCTGCCAACAGAAACGCTCGTGCTTCCCTTTGAGGTAACAGACTATAGCGAGCTTGAGGCTATTGTTGCGAAAGCATGGGACTGGAAAGGCCGGGTGGATGTGCTCGTCAACAATGCGGGGGTGAGCCAACGGAGCTTGGCAATTCACACAACGCCGCAAGTCTATACGGACCTCATCAATATTGACTTGATCGCGCCGATATGGCTGACCCAGTTGCAATTGCCGCGGATGGTTGAGGCAGGCGGTGCCCATATCATCGCCATCAGTTCAGTAGCGGGGCGCTTCGGTCCGCCACTTCGAACCGCTTACGCTGCAGCGAAGCATGGACTGATCGGGTACATGGATGCGCTGCGCACTGAAGTGTCAGCGCGCCACAATATCAATGTTACGAATGTCCTACCTGGATCCGTTGCAACCAATGTGTCCCGTAACGCCTTCACCGCCAGCGGCTCAATTCGTGGAAAATCGGATTCTGCGATTGAGGGCGGGGATGACCCGATGGATTGCGCAAAAGCGATCCTTGAAGCCGTGGATAGCAACGTTCCAGAACTGATCTTTGCCAGCGGCATGGAACTGGACCTGGCAAAACTGCGCCATTCCGACCCGGAGAAGCTCTTCGAATTGGGTTCTCAGTTTGGCGCGCAAATCGCGGAGCAATACGAGTCCGGTGACGATTCATGATCCGCGCGAGGCACGGCATCTGACACTCTAGATTTTCGTGGATGTGTCCAGGTTCAGGCCATCAACAATGTCCTCGAACACCTGGAGTTCCTTTTCAAAGAGCTGGATAGCGCCCTGCTGCGAGATTGGTTTGCTCATGTCCTTTACGTCAAAAAAGCCCAACTCATCGCGACTTGAGGACTTCGTGTCTATCGCGAGATAGAGATGGCTTCGTTCGAAGGCCGCTTGTATCTGCGCATCAGGAAATACATTGCGAATATCAAGCAAACGCTGCATGAAGCTCGGTGTTAGCAGATAGCGAGCCTCTACCTGGTCGCTGCTATAGACTTGAAACTGCTTTTCAAACACAGGATCCTCGAGCGTCACCCGTTCGCCCTTTTGGGAGAAACCTGCTGCCCAGTTGAAAAAGCCGGAATCGGTGAGAACGACAGTTGATCCTTGAAAATCTTTTGGGAAACTGAAACGGGCGAGGAGACCAGAAAAGACGGTCCTGACGCTTTCGGACTTCTGGTTCTTGGTCCGCATCTTGGCGAGCGCTTCGAAAAGCTCAAATTGAACGCCATTGAGCTCCCCTTCAAACAGGTCTTCAACGTCTAGCTCATTGTGCGACTTGAGGAGGCCGAGATTGCTAAAGACATCTACGGCGCTTTCAGATGGTCCGTCTGCATTGAATCTCCAGCCACGGGCCTCTGCCATGTGCGACAGGATATCGGTCTTCATCCGCTCTTTGAGTTCGTGCAGTTTGAACTCAGCAATCATGTAGGTGAGGCCCGCCCCTATCACGGCAACGATTAGGCCTTCAGGGCCAAAAAGCATCGCAGAAATGATGGATACCACCGCGACAATCGGCACGCCAAACAGCCAGACCTTCTTGCGCCAGCTCAAGGCTTCCAGTCGCTCTCGTTCCAGCTCGTCGAACAGGTGCGGTTCGAAACTATAGGGGCTCATGGCTTCGGCCTGGAAGTTTACAGGAGGGGTGTTGGTCCAGATTTAACCTGACAGGATGTCGTCTGCGTCAATAGGTTTCCGCTCCACTTCATCTATCTCAAAGAACGGCATTGCTTTGACGCCAGCAAAGGCAGCAATTGTCGACGATGGCCAGATTTCCACAGCATTCTGAAGATCTTCAACTGCTGAATTGTAGAAGCGGCGGGCAGCAGAGATATGCCCCTCTACTTCCTGATAAGTTTCCTGCGCGTTTTTCATCGCCTCAACGAAGCGAGGTTCCGGATAATTTTCTGCGACGGCGAACAATTGGCGCATGCTTTGCGCAAGACCGGATTCAGCTTCTAGACGGCCTTTTATGGCGTCGGGATCGTCAGTGTCGGTGGGGGCCTCAGTAGCAGTCCGCAGACGGGTCACCTCTTCGATAAGGGCCATCTCCTGCTTCATCGTCTCTTTTGCGATCTTGAGGACATTGGGGATCAGGTCATGCCGCTTCTTCAGCTGAACATCAATTGTAGAAAACGCGTTGCGCGCGCGGTTCCGCTTTTGAATAACCGATACGTACAGGGAGTAGCCGATTGCCGCGACCACACCGATAATGATGAGAAAAATCCAAGAGCTATCCATGTAACGCCTCCAGCCTGCACCGCCTCTGCGGCACTCAAATATCGATGGCCCAGTCTACAGTCTGGGCGCGCAACAGAACAGGCGCAAGCTGAACACCAGATTAATGCGCGACCTGCTCTCTCACCCAGACGGATGCGGGGTCAGTCGATAGTCGCCCCACGCTCTGCTTCCTCAAGAACCCGAAGAAAATTGCCACCCCAGATTTTCTGAATATCCTCAGCTGAGTAGCCAGCCCGCACCAACGCAATGGTGACATTCAGCGCCTCGCTGGCGTCTGCATAGCCCTCAATGCTGCTGCCATGGTTAAAGTCGTTCCCAATGCCGACATGGTCGGTGCCAATGCGGTCGACGATATAGTCAATGTGAGCAATCATATCCGAAACACTCCCGCGCCCGATGGTTGAGCGCATTTCAACCAGAAAGGCACGTTGAGCCGTTGGGTCTTCCAACTCCCAATAAAGTTCATAGGGGTAGGAATACTCTTCTGGAAGGCCAGCTTTCACGCGGACGGCTTTGACTGCTTCAAGGGTGTCGGGATCTGAGAGCGCGACCAGGTAGGCTCCGAAGGCAGCGACGTGAATGACGCCGCCCTTCTCGCCGACAAGATCTATTTCTTCGTCTGATAGATTGCGGGTCACGTTGGAGATAGCCTGCACATTGGAATGACTGGCGATCACCGGCGACCGGGACAAAGAGATCGCCTGCAATGCAGCGGTCTTCGACATTTGCGAGATATCGACCACCGCGCCAAGCGCATTGATCCGCTCAATGGCAGCAATGCCGAGAGGCGAAAGACCGCCATGTTCTTCAGTGGGTT is a window from the Rhodobiaceae bacterium genome containing:
- a CDS encoding membrane dipeptidase (Peptidase family M19) — encoded protein: MKSFANCLTALQRVFGGLLFLTTLSLPLQAETTLSDTEIIAKAEAIHAGALVLDAHADIVIPSTSLSYLGEGGVSKVSPEKLTIGGVNAVVMSVAVGPGPRTPEGDADARTVADEKLTAAQQLVEDSNGGLVLATSAAEIEAAKAAGSAAIILGFQNARSLEGNVGALDYFHDAGVRVFGLNHLGHNDFSDSSRPIYDGSSKSYEPTEEHGGLSPLGIAAIERINALGAVVDISQMSKTAALQAISLSRSPVIASHSNVQAISNVTRNLSDEEIDLVGEKGGVIHVAAFGAYLVALSDPDTLEAVKAVRVKAGLPEEYSYPYELYWELEDPTAQRAFLVEMRSTIGRGSVSDMIAHIDYIVDRIGTDHVGIGNDFNHGSSIEGYADASEALNVTIALVRAGYSAEDIQKIWGGNFLRVLEEAERGATID
- the cmr gene encoding HTH-type transcriptional regulator Cmr, with product MKVLRPRTKTLRDLLPAETMGRLLSMGSTKRYVDGQVIQDRGDRRVGLTIVKAGEVVAGNVGHDGSFLTSAVLRPGETFGEQTLFSDLRRTHTLWALGPAEITFVRGKAFFQLFEEEPSLAQALLTLMVQRNYEMMDFIDSQRRFSLKARVARLLLAALDTDEHQSTIECRQEDLAFMLGVSRVATGKALKVLEGNHLIKLRYGRVDINDIEGLRLLISDEDQFFSVEND
- a CDS encoding diadenosine tetraphosphatase, with the protein product MKLVSKLRARFGRSSGQPEIPDGTIAYAIGDIHGRADLLEDLLSQIVSHSQGAPATRRVIVFLGDYVDRGWQSNAVLERLSNLRLDGFETVFLKGNHEEALLSFLDDPHFLDSWRQYGGLETLHAYGLKDLNFRADDDYLKEVHTSFVKTFPRNQMTFLEGLPSSYELGDYLFVHAGVRPGVPLDQQNERDLRWIRDEFLESRVDFGKRVVHGHCPEEEPQVRPNRIGVDTGAYITGVLTAVVLHSTSVSFLHT
- a CDS encoding hypothetical protein (glutathione S-transferase, N-terminal domain) — translated: MKIWGVSVSYYTGKLEAYLRYKGIAYDMEHPFAKQKYIRERAGAIQVPIVERPDGRWMSDSTPIIQQLESEYPDRPVMPSDPVVRFIALLIEDYGDEWLWRSAMHYRWSYEHDRELLSRVLADELTNHLPLPRFIRRHMVKHRQHTRFVARDGVTRDTWDHVEAGFFNAMRGMLSMLENRPYLLGDTPSIADIGMMGPMLRHFGQDPTPAAIMRNDWPAMAEWVARVWNAHTTTGETSLLDVVPDDAGPLLKEIAETHLVQLKENALAYGAGREQFEMTVQGCAYNEMPVSRYRVYCLERLREEFANLSDGNQQKVKSLLPQQEYTLIWDHSVEANSGYDTERAAPFNKGINVLETG
- a CDS encoding LemA family protein; the encoded protein is MDSSWIFLIIIGVVAAIGYSLYVSVIQKRNRARNAFSTIDVQLKKRHDLIPNVLKIAKETMKQEMALIEEVTRLRTATEAPTDTDDPDAIKGRLEAESGLAQSMRQLFAVAENYPEPRFVEAMKNAQETYQEVEGHISAARRFYNSAVEDLQNAVEIWPSSTIAAFAGVKAMPFFEIDEVERKPIDADDILSG
- a CDS encoding hypothetical protein (protein of unknown function (DUF3137)), with translation MSPYSFEPHLFDELERERLEALSWRKKVWLFGVPIVAVVSIISAMLFGPEGLIVAVIGAGLTYMIAEFKLHELKERMKTDILSHMAEARGWRFNADGPSESAVDVFSNLGLLKSHNELDVEDLFEGELNGVQFELFEALAKMRTKNQKSESVRTVFSGLLARFSFPKDFQGSTVVLTDSGFFNWAAGFSQKGERVTLEDPVFEKQFQVYSSDQVEARYLLTPSFMQRLLDIRNVFPDAQIQAAFERSHLYLAIDTKSSSRDELGFFDVKDMSKPISQQGAIQLFEKELQVFEDIVDGLNLDTSTKI
- the fabG gene encoding 3-oxoacyl-[acyl-carrier-protein] reductase FabG, which produces MTTYSDKIVWITGASSGIGEALAKTFAANGADIILSGRRVDALQAVADQLPTETLVLPFEVTDYSELEAIVAKAWDWKGRVDVLVNNAGVSQRSLAIHTTPQVYTDLINIDLIAPIWLTQLQLPRMVEAGGAHIIAISSVAGRFGPPLRTAYAAAKHGLIGYMDALRTEVSARHNINVTNVLPGSVATNVSRNAFTASGSIRGKSDSAIEGGDDPMDCAKAILEAVDSNVPELIFASGMELDLAKLRHSDPEKLFELGSQFGAQIAEQYESGDDS